The Sulfuriferula thiophila genome window below encodes:
- a CDS encoding YidH family protein: MSDLNDPRVFFAAERTLLAWNRTSLTLMAFGFVVERFGLFLHMLAPKVPQNFERGVSFWVGMGFITLGSAVAILAVLQYRGVLRTLKPIEIPDGYWVNTAAVTTLILAALGIALSVYLMTGLK; the protein is encoded by the coding sequence ATGTCCGACCTTAACGATCCTCGCGTATTCTTTGCCGCAGAACGCACCCTGCTGGCATGGAACCGTACCAGTCTGACACTGATGGCGTTCGGCTTCGTGGTCGAACGTTTCGGACTGTTCCTGCATATGCTCGCGCCCAAAGTGCCACAAAATTTTGAACGCGGCGTTTCGTTCTGGGTGGGGATGGGTTTTATCACTCTCGGCAGCGCTGTGGCAATACTGGCAGTCCTGCAATATCGCGGCGTATTGCGCACACTGAAGCCCATAGAAATACCTGATGGCTACTGGGTCAATACCGCTGCTGTCACTACCCTGATTCTGGCGGCTCTCGGCATCGCATTGTCAGTCTATTTAATGACTGGCCTTAAATAA
- the acnA gene encoding aconitate hydratase AcnA, whose translation MNPHNLFSTLTEFNLGNGTRGRMYSLPALEAAGIGKISRLPVSIRIVLEAILRHCDGKKVTEQHIRELANWQANGKRTEEIPFVVARILLQDFTGVPLLADLAAMRSATAKTGKNPKLIEPLVPVDMVVDHSVQVDVFNQPDALQQNMELEFIRNRERYQFLKWGMQAFDTFKVVPPGIGIVHQVNLEYLARGVMEKNGVYYPDTLVGTDSHTTMINGLGIVAWGVGGIEAEAGMLGQPVYFLTPDVVGVHLKGKIREGITATDVVLTITEMLRSAKVVGKFVEFFGEGAAALSLPDRATIANMAPEYGATMGFFPVDEATCAYYAATGRSAEQVDTIRNYFQAQGLFGIPAAGDCDYSQVLELDLNSIVPSVAGPRRPQDRINLDHVKTKFAELFAKPVNEGGYGKDAAALTQRVPYDSATLGHGDVVIAAITSCTNTSNPSVMLAAGLLAKKAVAKGLTVPAHVKTSLGPGSRVVTEYLKAAGLFDALGDVGFKLVGYGCTTCIGNSGPLPAAIESAIVGHDLVAASVLSGNRNFEARVHQNVKANFLMSPPLVVAYALAGTMNKDLSTEPVGTGTDGQPVYLKDIWPTLDEVAAVMGTATNPETYRALYADFTANNPLWAAVPAPVGSVYDWDDASTYIQQPPFFDGAAGDSGVIHGARALAVFGDSVTTDHISPAGSIKPSSPAGKFLLEHGVDKADFNSYGARRGNHEVMMRGTFANVRIKNLMIPGSEGGITRHQPDGEEMAIYDAAMRYQTVATPLMIFAGEEYGTGSSRDWAAKGTKLLGVKAVIAKSFERIHRANLVGMGVLPCQFKDGIGADTLQLDGTETFDLLGLENGITPQQDVQLVIHRANGTKDNVAVKLRIDTPIEVDYYQSGGILPFVLAQLLGS comes from the coding sequence ATGAACCCCCATAATTTGTTCAGCACCCTTACCGAATTCAACTTGGGCAACGGCACACGCGGACGTATGTATTCACTACCCGCGCTCGAAGCTGCCGGCATCGGCAAAATTTCCCGCCTGCCAGTTTCCATCCGCATCGTACTTGAAGCCATCTTACGCCATTGTGATGGCAAAAAGGTGACAGAACAGCATATCCGCGAACTGGCCAACTGGCAAGCAAACGGCAAGCGCACCGAAGAAATACCATTTGTGGTCGCCCGCATTCTGTTGCAGGACTTTACCGGCGTGCCGCTGCTGGCTGACCTTGCCGCCATGCGCTCGGCTACTGCCAAAACCGGCAAAAACCCAAAACTGATCGAACCATTAGTGCCGGTGGATATGGTCGTCGACCACTCAGTGCAAGTTGACGTATTCAACCAGCCAGATGCTTTGCAACAAAACATGGAGCTGGAATTCATCCGCAACCGCGAGCGTTACCAGTTCCTGAAATGGGGCATGCAGGCGTTTGACACCTTCAAGGTCGTGCCACCCGGCATCGGTATCGTGCATCAGGTCAACCTCGAATACCTGGCGCGCGGCGTCATGGAAAAGAACGGTGTGTACTACCCAGACACACTGGTCGGCACCGACTCCCACACCACCATGATTAACGGCCTCGGCATCGTCGCCTGGGGCGTAGGAGGTATTGAGGCGGAAGCCGGCATGCTTGGCCAGCCGGTGTACTTCCTTACCCCTGATGTGGTCGGTGTGCACCTCAAGGGAAAAATCCGCGAAGGCATCACCGCCACCGACGTGGTACTGACTATTACTGAAATGCTGCGCAGTGCCAAGGTTGTCGGCAAATTCGTCGAGTTTTTCGGCGAAGGTGCTGCTGCACTGTCCCTGCCTGACCGTGCGACCATTGCCAACATGGCACCTGAATATGGCGCAACCATGGGTTTCTTCCCGGTGGATGAAGCCACTTGCGCCTACTACGCTGCCACTGGCCGCAGTGCCGAGCAGGTCGACACCATCCGTAACTATTTCCAGGCACAAGGCTTGTTCGGCATACCTGCAGCCGGTGATTGCGATTACTCGCAAGTACTGGAACTGGATTTGAACAGCATCGTACCTTCCGTGGCCGGCCCGCGCCGCCCGCAAGATCGTATTAACCTTGATCACGTCAAAACCAAATTTGCCGAACTGTTCGCCAAGCCAGTCAACGAAGGTGGCTATGGCAAGGATGCCGCCGCCCTGACCCAGCGCGTGCCCTACGATTCAGCCACTCTGGGGCATGGCGACGTAGTCATTGCCGCGATCACCTCCTGCACCAACACCTCCAACCCCAGCGTGATGCTGGCAGCTGGTTTGCTGGCGAAAAAAGCCGTCGCCAAGGGCCTCACCGTACCCGCTCACGTCAAGACCTCATTAGGCCCTGGCTCCCGCGTCGTCACCGAATACCTCAAGGCGGCCGGTTTATTCGATGCGCTGGGTGACGTCGGCTTCAAGCTGGTCGGCTACGGCTGCACCACCTGCATCGGCAACTCCGGCCCATTGCCAGCCGCCATCGAATCCGCCATAGTCGGTCACGATCTGGTCGCGGCGTCGGTATTGTCCGGCAACCGCAACTTCGAAGCGCGCGTGCATCAGAACGTCAAGGCCAATTTCCTGATGAGCCCGCCGCTGGTGGTCGCGTATGCGCTGGCAGGAACGATGAATAAGGACCTCAGCACCGAACCTGTCGGTACCGGCACAGACGGCCAGCCGGTATACCTGAAAGACATCTGGCCTACTCTGGATGAAGTCGCTGCGGTCATGGGCACCGCCACCAATCCGGAAACTTACCGCGCCCTGTATGCCGACTTTACTGCTAATAATCCATTGTGGGCAGCGGTTCCTGCACCAGTTGGCAGCGTGTATGACTGGGATGACGCTTCCACTTACATCCAGCAACCACCGTTCTTTGACGGTGCCGCCGGTGACAGCGGCGTGATTCATGGTGCCCGTGCACTGGCAGTATTTGGCGACTCGGTGACCACCGACCACATCAGCCCGGCCGGTTCCATCAAGCCTAGCTCGCCGGCAGGTAAATTCCTGCTTGAGCATGGCGTGGACAAAGCCGACTTCAATAGCTATGGCGCCCGCCGCGGCAACCATGAGGTGATGATGCGCGGCACCTTTGCCAACGTGCGCATCAAGAACCTGATGATACCGGGTAGCGAAGGCGGCATTACCCGCCATCAGCCGGATGGCGAAGAAATGGCGATTTATGATGCCGCCATGCGCTACCAGACTGTCGCAACACCGCTGATGATTTTTGCTGGCGAAGAATACGGTACTGGCTCTTCACGTGACTGGGCAGCCAAAGGCACCAAACTGCTTGGTGTCAAAGCGGTTATCGCCAAGAGCTTCGAGCGCATCCACCGCGCCAACCTGGTGGGCATGGGCGTGTTGCCATGCCAGTTCAAGGACGGCATAGGTGCCGACACCCTGCAACTGGATGGTACCGAAACATTCGACCTGCTCGGCCTGGAAAACGGCATCACCCCGCAACAGGATGTACAGTTGGTCATTCACCGCGCTAATGGCACCAAGGATAACGTTGCCGTCAAACTGCGTATTGATACCCCTATCGAGGTGGATTACTACCAGAGCGGCGGCATACTGCCCTTCGTGCTGGCTCAACTGCTAGGGAGCTGA
- a CDS encoding DUF302 domain-containing protein → MKRTINSLIGSAVFGFAMLMPSAHAAESTAKPVAVTSSAMPGVYKVPLAKGVSMDDAVESMKLRANALNIKLVAELPLSNQVEAMIGGKQRRMAIYQFCDALTAKDLVDMNVDFAVFLPCRIALIEDKTGQAWLVMMDMDVKELAKTTKMTPALEQKITTVRNGLVEIVNAGANGDL, encoded by the coding sequence ATGAAACGCACGATAAATAGCCTGATAGGCTCGGCAGTATTCGGTTTTGCAATGTTGATGCCCTCGGCGCATGCCGCCGAATCGACAGCCAAACCTGTTGCGGTGACGTCTTCTGCGATGCCTGGTGTGTACAAAGTGCCGCTGGCCAAGGGGGTGAGCATGGATGATGCAGTCGAATCCATGAAATTGCGTGCCAATGCCCTCAACATCAAACTGGTGGCAGAGCTGCCCTTGTCCAATCAGGTTGAGGCAATGATAGGCGGCAAACAGCGGCGCATGGCAATTTATCAGTTTTGTGATGCGTTGACGGCCAAGGATCTGGTCGATATGAATGTGGACTTCGCCGTATTTTTGCCGTGCCGTATTGCCCTGATTGAAGACAAAACCGGTCAGGCCTGGCTGGTGATGATGGATATGGATGTCAAGGAATTAGCTAAAACCACTAAAATGACACCGGCGCTGGAACAGAAAATCACCACGGTGCGTAATGGCCTGGTGGAAATCGTTAATGCGGGTGCAAATGGTGATTTGTAA
- a CDS encoding HD-GYP domain-containing protein, with amino-acid sequence MPAGFDYITPEQLCVGLYIHLDLGWMDHPFVFSSFKIKNQEQIDTIRKLRLAQIRYEQPKSDSEPLPVAANTVVVVETPSAAAAADLELMAAKKARIDQLKHIRNEITRVEHEFMRAAEAVRNITRNIHARPQEAFAATDALVNKMVKSILDEGDVLIHAMSDKLGDDVYFHSLNVTVLSLMLAQALGLNGEQMHELGMGAMLHDIGKSEIPHKILAKIEPLTRPEQAIVEQHCDVGAAFAKKVGLSNAALAIILQHHEYVDGSGYPRRLVGDKISPLARLLAIVNTYDNLCNPTNAANALTPSEALSRMFAHRRAQFDDVMLKAFIHCLGVYPPGSIVQISNDMLGLVLSVNPGNPLRPDVLIYDADIPKDEAIVVSLATEADLKINKSLRPNELPREVHQYLNPRARVTYYCDSQKKPGAA; translated from the coding sequence ATGCCAGCCGGTTTCGACTATATCACCCCCGAACAACTATGCGTTGGTCTCTATATTCATCTCGATCTGGGCTGGATGGATCATCCCTTCGTTTTTAGCAGTTTCAAGATCAAAAATCAGGAACAGATAGACACCATACGCAAGCTCAGGTTGGCGCAGATCCGCTATGAGCAGCCCAAAAGTGACAGTGAGCCGCTCCCGGTTGCTGCGAATACAGTGGTTGTGGTGGAGACGCCGTCCGCTGCAGCCGCTGCAGATCTCGAGTTGATGGCCGCAAAAAAAGCCAGAATTGATCAGCTAAAACATATCAGAAACGAAATCACCCGGGTGGAGCATGAGTTCATGCGTGCGGCCGAAGCTGTCAGGAATATTACCCGTAATATTCATGCCCGCCCTCAGGAAGCTTTCGCCGCAACCGATGCGCTGGTTAACAAGATGGTTAAAAGCATACTGGATGAAGGTGATGTGCTGATTCATGCCATGAGCGACAAACTCGGGGATGATGTGTATTTCCATTCGCTGAATGTCACTGTGCTCTCGCTGATGCTGGCACAGGCGTTGGGCTTGAATGGCGAACAGATGCACGAGCTGGGCATGGGGGCGATGCTGCATGACATTGGCAAGAGTGAGATTCCGCACAAGATACTGGCAAAGATAGAGCCGCTGACCAGACCGGAGCAGGCGATTGTTGAGCAGCATTGTGATGTTGGCGCCGCTTTTGCCAAGAAAGTCGGGCTGTCTAATGCAGCGTTGGCGATTATTCTCCAGCACCATGAATATGTGGATGGTAGCGGTTATCCGCGGCGACTGGTGGGGGACAAGATTTCCCCCCTGGCGCGCTTGCTGGCTATAGTGAATACCTACGATAATCTATGCAACCCGACCAATGCGGCCAATGCGCTGACCCCCTCTGAGGCGCTGTCACGCATGTTCGCCCACCGGCGTGCCCAGTTCGATGATGTGATGCTCAAGGCTTTCATTCACTGCCTGGGTGTGTATCCGCCGGGCAGTATCGTGCAGATTTCCAATGATATGCTGGGATTGGTGTTGTCGGTTAATCCCGGTAACCCGTTGCGCCCCGACGTGCTGATTTATGATGCCGATATTCCCAAGGATGAGGCAATCGTGGTGAGCCTGGCTACGGAAGCAGACCTGAAAATTAATAAAAGTCTGCGTCCGAATGAGTTGCCGCGGGAAGTGCATCAATACCTCAACCCGCGTGCCCGTGTCACGTATTACTGCGATTCACAGAAAAAGCCGGGTGCGGCTTAA
- the prmB gene encoding 50S ribosomal protein L3 N(5)-glutamine methyltransferase, with translation MTTNYFLDTDALITVRDWLRFGISRMNQAQLHFGHGTTNALDEAAYLILHTLHLPIDNLEPFLDACLTEVEREDIREVFERRVNQRVPAAYITHEAWLGDLSFYVDERVLIPRSFIAQLLRERLVPWVADPECVTSALDMCTGSGCLAIMLAEAFPNADVDAVDLSPDALEVAERNVEEYGLNDQINLIQSDLFTQLGEQQYDVIITNPPYVNAPSMAELPPEYQAEPELALASGEDGLDHIRTILKHAAEHLYPKGILVAEIGHNRDELEAEFPHLPFTWLETDGSDEFVFILSKEQLNIR, from the coding sequence ATGACTACTAACTACTTTCTGGATACCGATGCGCTGATTACCGTACGCGACTGGCTGCGTTTCGGCATCAGCCGCATGAATCAGGCGCAGCTCCACTTCGGTCACGGCACCACCAATGCACTGGATGAAGCCGCTTACCTGATCCTGCATACCCTGCACTTACCCATCGACAATCTGGAACCGTTTCTGGATGCGTGCCTGACCGAGGTAGAACGCGAAGACATCCGCGAAGTATTCGAGCGCCGCGTTAATCAGCGCGTACCGGCGGCATATATTACCCACGAAGCATGGCTGGGTGATTTAAGTTTTTATGTGGATGAACGCGTCCTGATTCCGCGCTCATTCATTGCGCAACTGTTACGCGAGCGGCTGGTGCCCTGGGTAGCCGACCCGGAATGCGTCACCAGCGCGCTGGATATGTGTACCGGCTCGGGTTGTCTGGCCATCATGCTGGCCGAAGCCTTCCCTAACGCGGATGTCGATGCGGTCGATCTGTCGCCTGACGCATTGGAAGTGGCCGAGCGCAATGTCGAAGAATACGGTCTGAACGACCAGATCAATCTGATCCAGTCCGATCTGTTTACCCAACTGGGCGAACAGCAGTACGACGTCATCATCACCAACCCGCCCTACGTTAACGCGCCGAGCATGGCCGAACTACCGCCCGAATACCAGGCAGAACCGGAGCTCGCGCTCGCCAGCGGTGAAGATGGCCTGGATCACATCCGCACCATTCTCAAGCATGCTGCCGAACACCTCTACCCAAAAGGCATACTTGTCGCCGAAATCGGCCACAACCGCGACGAACTTGAAGCAGAATTTCCACACCTGCCGTTTACCTGGCTGGAAACCGACGGAAGCGATGAGTTTGTCTTCATCCTCAGCAAGGAACAGTTGAATATACGCTAA
- the dapE gene encoding succinyl-diaminopimelate desuccinylase yields MTDTLALTQELISRQSNTPDDAGCQALMQARLEPLGFHFEYINSNGVSNVWARRGDSAPLVCFAGHTDVVPTGPLDKWHSDPFTPTIRDGQLYGRGAADMKASLAAFVTSIEGFVARHPDHKGSIALLITSDEEGIATDGTVKVVETLAARGEKIDCCIVGEPTCVDKLGDTIKNGRRGSLSGRLTVKGIQGHIAYPHLIRNPIHQAAPAIAELAATVWDQGNEYFPPTSWQISNIHGGTGATNVVPGTVEIRFNFRHSTASTKDSLKQRVHAILDKHGLEYDLDWEESGKPYLTPRGSLVAAISAAIKQETGIDTELSTTGGTSDGRFIADIAEQVVEFGPLNASIHKLNEHVAVADLEPLRAIYQITLEHLLAK; encoded by the coding sequence ATGACCGACACACTCGCACTTACCCAAGAACTCATCTCCCGCCAATCCAACACGCCGGATGATGCCGGTTGCCAAGCCCTGATGCAAGCACGTCTGGAACCGCTGGGCTTTCATTTCGAATACATCAACTCCAATGGCGTCAGCAACGTGTGGGCCAGACGCGGCGACAGTGCACCGCTAGTCTGTTTTGCCGGCCATACCGACGTGGTGCCGACCGGCCCGCTGGATAAATGGCATTCTGATCCGTTCACGCCTACCATACGCGACGGCCAGTTGTATGGCCGCGGCGCGGCTGACATGAAAGCATCGCTGGCCGCATTTGTTACTTCGATTGAAGGTTTCGTCGCCCGGCACCCGGATCATAAAGGCTCCATCGCGTTGCTTATCACCTCTGACGAGGAAGGCATTGCCACCGACGGCACCGTCAAAGTAGTGGAAACGCTGGCCGCTCGCGGTGAAAAAATCGACTGCTGCATTGTCGGCGAACCTACTTGCGTGGACAAATTAGGCGATACCATTAAAAATGGCCGCCGCGGCTCTTTATCCGGACGCCTGACGGTCAAAGGCATACAAGGCCATATTGCCTATCCGCACCTGATTCGCAATCCCATCCATCAGGCCGCTCCCGCCATTGCCGAACTGGCTGCCACGGTATGGGATCAGGGTAATGAATATTTCCCGCCGACCAGTTGGCAGATTTCCAACATCCATGGCGGCACGGGTGCTACCAATGTGGTGCCAGGCACGGTCGAAATCCGTTTCAACTTCCGCCACTCCACCGCCAGCACCAAGGACAGCCTCAAGCAGCGCGTCCACGCCATACTGGACAAACATGGCCTGGAATATGATCTGGACTGGGAAGAATCCGGCAAACCTTACCTGACCCCGCGCGGCAGCCTGGTGGCCGCCATCAGCGCCGCAATCAAACAGGAAACCGGGATAGACACCGAACTCTCCACCACCGGCGGCACTTCCGATGGTCGCTTTATTGCTGACATCGCCGAACAGGTCGTCGAGTTCGGCCCGCTCAACGCCAGCATCCACAAGCTCAACGAACATGTTGCCGTGGCTGACCTGGAGCCGTTACGTGCCATTTACCAAATCACTTTGGAGCACTTACTCGCAAAATGA
- a CDS encoding ArsC family reductase has translation MDIYGIPNCSTVKKARTWLEQHNIVYQFHDFKKTGVTTEQLSAWAQHTGWEKLLNRQGMTWRQLSDETKASITTPAAAFALMAEKTSVIKRPILIHQGQILVGFNEAEYTAALT, from the coding sequence ATGGATATATACGGCATTCCCAATTGCAGCACCGTTAAAAAAGCACGCACCTGGCTGGAACAGCACAACATCGTTTACCAGTTTCATGATTTCAAAAAAACCGGCGTCACCACCGAACAACTCAGCGCATGGGCGCAACACACCGGCTGGGAAAAGTTGCTCAACCGCCAAGGCATGACCTGGCGCCAGCTCAGTGACGAGACTAAAGCCAGCATCACCACACCGGCTGCAGCCTTTGCATTGATGGCTGAAAAAACCAGTGTGATTAAACGCCCCATCCTGATTCATCAAGGGCAGATACTAGTCGGCTTCAACGAAGCTGAGTACACTGCCGCCCTCACGTAA
- the fur gene encoding ferric iron uptake transcriptional regulator: MSAPSDLKNIGLKATLPRLKVLELFEKSEKRHLTAEDIYRMLISEEIDIGLATVYRVLTQFEQAGLLIRHHFDSDKAVYELNAGEHHDHLVCLQCGLVEEFFDEEIERRQKKIATERGFTIHDHSLHLYVDCIKEPCPHRIRK; encoded by the coding sequence ATGAGCGCACCATCGGATTTGAAAAATATAGGCTTAAAAGCCACCCTGCCACGCTTAAAAGTGCTGGAACTGTTCGAAAAAAGTGAGAAACGCCACCTCACCGCTGAAGACATTTACCGCATGCTTATCTCCGAAGAGATCGATATCGGCCTGGCCACGGTATACCGTGTATTAACCCAGTTCGAACAGGCAGGCTTGCTGATCCGCCATCATTTTGACAGCGACAAGGCCGTCTACGAGCTGAATGCAGGCGAGCATCACGATCACCTGGTATGCCTGCAATGCGGGCTCGTTGAAGAATTCTTTGACGAAGAAATCGAACGACGCCAGAAAAAAATAGCTACCGAGCGCGGCTTTACTATTCATGACCATTCACTGCACTTGTATGTAGATTGCATTAAAGAGCCCTGCCCGCATCGCATACGCAAATAA
- a CDS encoding outer membrane protein assembly factor BamE: MTLQIPVMRTLIVLTLLSAGLMGCSHLPSFPKLSASSLTPYKIDIQQGNFVDQDMVAKLQPGMTRAQVKFVMGTPLLTDVFHANRWDYIYIYRKDGKITEQRRAVLYFDGDKLDHVVNLLGEDKPVDVNKAVPAKTDAVTDKPGPAVVGK; this comes from the coding sequence ATGACTTTGCAAATACCAGTTATGCGCACGCTTATCGTTTTGACGTTATTATCAGCAGGATTAATGGGGTGCAGTCATCTGCCGTCATTTCCTAAACTCAGTGCATCATCATTAACTCCATATAAAATCGATATTCAGCAAGGTAATTTTGTTGACCAGGATATGGTGGCCAAATTACAGCCTGGCATGACGCGGGCGCAGGTGAAATTTGTGATGGGTACGCCGTTGCTGACCGATGTGTTCCATGCCAATCGTTGGGATTACATTTATATCTACCGTAAAGACGGCAAGATTACCGAGCAACGTCGGGCGGTGTTGTATTTTGATGGCGACAAGCTGGATCATGTGGTCAATCTGCTCGGCGAAGACAAACCAGTTGATGTCAATAAAGCTGTGCCGGCCAAAACAGATGCGGTAACGGACAAGCCAGGACCGGCAGTGGTGGGTAAATGA
- the dapB gene encoding 4-hydroxy-tetrahydrodipicolinate reductase gives MKSPLKIVIAGSAGRMGQVLLDAVSQSPDCVLHGALERAGSIYLGRPASAIGGDSDVLVSDDIAATLAGADALIDFTRPEGTLTHLALCRQLGVNIIIGTTGFSAVQKQAISEAGQDIGVVFAPNMSVGVNLTFKLLEIAAKVLNEGYDIEVIEAHHRHKVDAPSGTALRMGEVVAAALGRDLSECAVYGREGVTGERDPSTIGFATVRGGDIVGDHTVMFAGIGERVEITHKASSRMTFAQGALRAARFLASSGAGDYDMQDVLGLRD, from the coding sequence ATGAAGTCACCGCTGAAGATTGTCATTGCCGGCAGTGCCGGACGCATGGGGCAGGTATTGCTCGATGCAGTCAGCCAGTCGCCGGATTGTGTTTTGCATGGTGCTTTGGAACGCGCAGGCAGTATTTATCTGGGACGTCCTGCTTCTGCAATCGGCGGCGATAGCGATGTGCTAGTCAGTGACGATATAGCTGCAACCTTAGCGGGCGCGGATGCGCTGATCGATTTTACCCGGCCCGAAGGTACACTGACGCATCTGGCGCTATGCCGCCAGCTCGGCGTCAATATCATTATCGGTACGACCGGTTTCAGCGCCGTGCAGAAACAGGCCATCTCCGAAGCCGGTCAGGATATCGGCGTGGTGTTCGCACCCAATATGAGTGTGGGTGTAAATCTGACATTCAAGTTGCTGGAAATAGCTGCCAAAGTTCTAAACGAAGGTTATGATATCGAAGTCATTGAGGCGCATCATCGGCATAAGGTCGATGCACCTTCCGGCACTGCATTGCGCATGGGCGAAGTGGTTGCAGCTGCCCTGGGTCGTGATTTAAGCGAGTGTGCTGTGTACGGGCGTGAAGGTGTAACTGGTGAGCGTGATCCTTCCACCATAGGTTTTGCTACCGTGCGTGGCGGTGATATCGTTGGCGACCATACGGTGATGTTCGCCGGTATCGGTGAGCGGGTCGAGATTACACATAAAGCCTCCAGTCGCATGACCTTTGCCCAAGGCGCCTTGCGCGCAGCGCGTTTCCTTGCGAGTAGCGGGGCCGGTGATTATGATATGCAGGATGTGTTGGGCTTGCGGGACTAA